In the genome of Aspergillus luchuensis IFO 4308 DNA, chromosome 2, nearly complete sequence, one region contains:
- a CDS encoding uncharacterized protein (COG:S;~EggNog:ENOG410QE4N;~InterPro:IPR035445,IPR003169;~PFAM:PF02213;~go_function: GO:0005515 - protein binding [Evidence IEA]) — translation MPTPLPSSFASAAAGNTHDSSNRRGDGSAGGEWSRTRMNGATQTFRRPSVATNPSHNRDASQPTSATTPTVGTYTPPHMSSTYQSSALRNGAATDTRYSKDQLLSLYKTQRESGVLGKNVADYFVADWNPHETSPVNGAWGKREDSKDNPSGPEVCWDHGGQVEPLGLVDMTDDEKELFTLSVNSPLKPPPTNASKENAGAGTGGRKLSISQGHMNNYNTASPSAGRPGPRRRETGDSTGNPMSPTTSGSRFFRDEPNTSTPPPSLLRRKTDFRDTSSAARWEEKEKENVARDANAETASPFGSLKRSSTNPLSAAPGASNSPWGSASQSANFSPMGAFGAFSLGTATTPTTEKKAGFGSLRGESRLKGLFSKDSSEDISASIKEKSSLSSLERLGDTEGEKRAQSPWGEPVKTRTGRSETNPFSEEPRSGSAALGGSQEINTPSQPADQLGFSAFGMTSSIPGFRELMQSHENSRNPTPSLLQGHEPTSPTNTNPYQSPHGDRSGGVGGGGGDDDVETDGSDIQNSTHPGITGLRDTSSAFGSIRRVGSGIDLPSIDRSQTSSAAGNRSFSSLGGLGGLSSLGGPAGWPTSAAVGTPTRERSAFAGGFGDPIFGTMGDLQSPSLSTLGGGGLFSPHAGISGTGSLGRSSKLGSLFPAAMQEQMQGDQGRSDLAALEEAARQPGKNIDMSEYEQVLMQQLDAQQDKPGQTSQPATTSASQTPVSAVGSIPTSMAPDVPPTSQTPGQAGAAGSVPPAQQRTMVMPDRMRWIYRDPQGNIQGPWTGLEMHDWFKAGFFSPDLQIKKLEDPEFEPLAQLVRRIGNSREPFLVPQIGIPHGPDPSPGPWTGNTTGTAQPPFPGSFPSFGTTLTAEQQNALERRKQEEQYLMARQKEHLAQQQALMKQMQFQGVPHTMHPHQLQHHSSAHSLHSQPSFGSIASPVGFQPSPIQAPMQQPQSVAGFFDAAGPVRANPLPNIGPQMLGTELGTPQDQLPALLDRLNVNRPDPFAFGTPGSFAARQPDSLFHQQQVASMLQDRARLQQEQEQFDSAQGDNLFDQQAREERLRQFHALRAQEGELGLRTAEGLPTHPATVPQPSEQEEVEPVAEAEEPTLTLSQQVQKAASAQRKQQEQLEQQEQLEREQQEQQTSDAGEAAWTTKGDSAMPQPFPPPPSASPLPAPAAQRNRQNVAESLAANSRSQTQTPVEAPTTSIAPWAKEANEVPKGPSLKEIQEAEARSAAQKEELAAAARRAQLLAEQERLSQVQAQAPGLPSTANWASAGSPATPTSSGSVWNNKGQAAPSGAAKKTLAQIQKEEEARKQRLAAAAAAAQSAAASPPTAPSSTGKRYADLASKAPAASPVPASASTSGAWTTVGAGGKPKPPPAAPAGPRSTSSATPVAVSPVKPKPATVATPRTVAVATPPANPNRAVEEFTKWAKLALGKGLNSNINVDDFVQQLLFLPAEAEIISDSVYANSQTLDGRRFAEEFIRRRKLADKGIVDPVSASAFAEKNAGGWSEVAKKGSSNANREEDNGNAAFKVVAPRKKGKR, via the exons ATGCCCACGCCACTTCCGTCTAGTTTTGCCTCGGCCGCCGCTGGCAACACCCACGACTCCTCGAACAGGAGAGGGGATGGCTCTGCCGGTGGAGAATG GTCTCGAACTCGCATGAATGGAGCAACACAGACTTTCCGCCGTCCGTCCGTTGCGACAAACCCTTCTCATAACCGGGATGCCAGCCAACCCACGTCGGCTACCACTCCCACCGTGGGCACCTACACTCCTCCGCATATGTCCTCGACCTACCAGTCCAGCGCACTCCGCAACGGAGCAGCTACCGACACGCGTTATTCAAAGGATCAGCTACTTAGTCTCTACAAAACCCAACGAGAGTCGGGCGTACTGGGGAAGAATGTTGCAGATTACTTCGTAGCTGACTGGAATCCCCACGAGACGTCACCTGTCAACGGCGCTTGGGGGAAACGGGAAGATTCGAAGGATAACCCCTCCGGCCCAGAAGTGTGCTGGGATCATGGGGGCCAGGTCGAGCCGTTGGGCCTGGTAGATATGACGGACGATGAGAAAGAG TTATTTACTCTCTCCGTCAACTCCCCCCTTAAGCCGCCACCGACGAACGCTTCGAAGGAGAACGCTGGCGCCGGTACTGGTGGACGCAAGCTGTCTATCTCCCAAGGCCATATGAATAATTACAACACCGCATCCCCCAGTGCTGGGCGCCCCGGCCCCAGACGCCGGGAGACGGGCGACTCAACCGGGAATCCCATgtctcccaccaccagcggcTCTCGCTTTTTCCGTGACGAACCGAACACCTCCACcccgcccccctcccttttgCGCCGCAAGACCGATTTCCGAGATACCTCTTCCGCCGCCCgatgggaggagaaggagaaggaaaacgTCGCCCGAGACGCAAACGCCGAGACTGCCTCTCCATTCGGTTCTCTGAAGCGGAGTTCGACCAATCCTTTGAGCGCGGCACCGGGCGCTTCGAATTCACCTTGGGGATCTGCGTCGCAAAGTGCCAACTTTTCACCCATGGGAGCGTTTGGTGCGTTTTCTCTGGGCACGGCGACTACCCCGACAACCGAAAAGAAGGCTGGGTTTGGTAGTCTCCGCGGAGAGAGCCGTTTGAAGGGGCTGTTTTCGAAGGATAGCTCTGAGGACATTTCGGCCTCTATCAAAGAGAAGTCGTCCCTTAGTAGCTTGGAACGCTTGGGTGATACGGAGGGTGAGAAGCGTGCTCAGTCGCCTTGGGGGGAACCCGTCAAGACGCGTACTGGCCGCAGCGAGACGAACCCCTTCTCGGAGGAGCCTCGCAGCGGAAGTGCCGCTCTTGGCGGGTCCCAGGAGATCAACACTCCTTCTCAACCTGCGGACCAGCTGGGATTCTCGGCTTTCGGCATGACCTCTAGCATCCCTGGATTCCGGGAATTGATGCAGAGCCATGAGAACTCGCGCAACCCTACTCCAAGTCTGTTGCAGGGACATGAACCCACCAGCCCCACCAATACGAACCCATATCAGAGCCCCCACGGCGACCgaagtggtggtgttggtggtggtggcggcgacgATGACGTGGAGACGGATGGTTCCGATATCCAGAACTCCACGCATCCCGGCATCACTGGCCTTCGTGATACCTCGTCTGCGTTTGGCTCTATCCGACGGGTAGGATCGGGCATCGACTTGCCTTCAATCGATCGCAGCCAAACGTCTAGTGCCGCTGGAAaccgcagcttctccagcctCGGTGGGCTGGGAGGTCTGTCGTCGCTGGGTGGTCCGGCCGGATGGCCCACCAGCGCTGCCGTGGGTACTCCTACGCGGGAACGCTCGGCCTTCGCTGGTGGCTTCGGCGATCCTATCTTCGGCACGATGGGTGATTTGCAGTCCCCAAGCCTGTCGACtttgggcggtggtggtttgtttaGCCCCCATGCCGGCATCTCTGGCACGGGCAGTCTGGGCCGCTCCAGCAAGTTAGGTTCTCTGTTCCCGGCCGCGATGCAGGAGCAAATGCAAGGTGACCAGGGACGATCCGATCTGGCCGCTCTGGAGGAGGCCGCTCGCCAACCCGGTAAGAATATCGACATGTCTGAGTATGAGCAGGTCCTAATGCAACAATTAGACGCCCAGCAGGACAAGCCGGGCCAGACGAGTCAGCCCGCAACCACCTCAGCTTCGCAAACCCCTGTCTCTGCGGTGGGTTCTATTCCTACGTCGATGGCGCCCGATGTACCCCCAACCAGCCAGACGCCTGGTCAGGCTGGAGCTGCTGGCTCTGTGCCTCCTGCCCAACAGCGGACCATGGTGATGCCGGATCGGATGCGTTGGATCTACCGCGACCCGCAGGGCAACATCCAGGGTCcttggactggactggagaTGCACGACTGGTTCAAGGCAGGCTTCTTTAGTCCTGACCTGCAGATCAAGAAGCTCGAGGACCCCGAGTTCGAACCCCTTGCACAACTTGTGCGACGCATCGGCAACTCGCGCGAACCCTTCCTGGTGCCTCAGATCGGCATTCCCCACGGTCCCGACCCCAGCCCCGGTCCCTGGACTGGGAACACTACCGGCACGGCTCAGCCTCCGTTCCCCGGCAGTTTCCCCAGCTTTGGTACCACTTTGACCGCGGAGCAGCAGAATGCGTTGGAACGCCGGAAGCAGGAGGAGCAGTATTTGATGGCACGTCAGAAGGAACACCTCGCTCAGCAGCAAGCGCTGATGAAGCAAATGCAGTTTCAGGGTGTCCCCCACACGATGCACCCGCACCAGCTGCAGCATCACTCCAGTGCCCACAGCCTCCACAGCCAGCCCAGTTTTGGCAGCATCGCCTCGCCAGTCGGCTTCCAGCCCTCTCCCATTCAAGCCCCGATGCAGCAACCCCAGTCTGTCGCAGGCTTCTTCGACGCTGCAGGACCGGTGAGAGCCAACCCGCTGCCTAACATTGGTCCCCAGATGCTCGGCACTGAACTGGGCACCCCCCAGGATCAGCTCCCCGCCCTCCTCGACCGCTTGAACGTGAACCGTCCCGACCCTTTCGCTTTCGGCACCCCCGGCTCTTTCGCGGCTCGTCAGCCTGACAGTCTCTTTCATCAGCAACAGGTTGCCAGCATGCTCCAGGACCGTGCTCGCTTGcaacaggagcaggagcagttTGACAGCGCCCAGGGTGATAACCTCTTCGACCAGCAGGCACGGGAAGAACGCCTCCGCCAATTCCACGCTTTGAGAGCCCAGGAGGGTGAGCTGGGCCTCCGGACTGCCGAGGGTCTGCCCACGCACCCGGCCACGGTCCCCCAGCCGTCtgagcaggaggaggtcgagccggtggctgaggctgaggagccTACACTGACCTTGTCGCAGCAGGTGCAAAAGGCCGCGTCTGCTCAGcgcaagcagcaggaacagcTGGAGCAACAAGAACAGCTTGAGCGCgagcagcaggaacagcagaCTTCCGATGCGGGTGAGGCGGCCTGGACTACCAAGGGAGACAGTGCTATGCCCCAGCCCTTCCCTCCGCCGCCCTCTGCCTCGCCACTCCCGGCTCCGGCTGCTCAGCGCAACCGTCAGAATGTTGCTGAGTCTCTGGCTGCCAACTCGCGTTCCCAGACCCAGACTCCCGTGGAGGCGCCGACCACTTCGATCGCGCCTTGGGCAAAGGAAGCCAATGAGGTGCCCAAGGGTCCTTCTCTGAAGGAGATTCAGGAGGCTGAGGCCCGCAGCGCAGCgcagaaggaagagttgGCGGCTGCTGCACGCCGTGCCCAGCTGCTGGCCGAGCAGGAGCGTCTCAGCCAAGTCCAGGCCCAGGCCCCTGGCCTCCCGTCGACGGCCAACTGGGCTAGCGCTGGTTCTCCTGCTACACCTACATCTTCAGGCTCAGTTTGGAACAACAAGGGTCAGGCCGCTCCTTCTGGCGCCGCTAAGAAGACTCTTgcccagatccagaaggaagaggaggcccGTAAGCAGCGTctggccgctgccgccgctgctgctcagaGTGCGGCTGCCAGCCCACCGACTGCTCCGTCTTCGACCGGAAAGCGCTATGCGGATCTTGCCAGCAAGGCTCCAGCGGCGTCTCCGGTCCCTGCCAGCGCCAGCACTTCGGGTGCCTGGACGACTGTTGGAGCGGGCGGCAAGCCCAAGCCCCCGCCGGCTGCTCCCGCCGGGCCTCGCTCGACCAGCAGCGCAACTCCGGTGGCAGTTTCTCCCGTGAAGCCTAAGCCGGCGACTGTCGCGACTCCCCGGACGGTTGCTGTCGCTACGCCTCCGGCCAACCCTAACCGCGCCGTGGAGGAGTTCACCAAGTGGGCCAAGCTTGCTTTGGGCAAGGGGCTGAACAGCAACATCAATG TGGACGATTTTGTACAGCAGTTGCTATTCCTGCCTGCGGAGGCGGAGATCATCTCGGACTCTGTGTACGCCAACTCGCAGACGCTGGACGGCCGACGGTTCGCCGAGGAGTTCATCCGGCGGCGTAAGCTGGCCGACAAGGGCATCGTGGACCCTGTGTCGGCTAGTGCCTTTGCGGAGAAGAACGCGGGCGGATGGAGCGAAGTGGCCAAGAAGGGATCTTCGAACGCGAATCGCGAGGAGGACAATGGAAACGCAGCGTTCAAGGTGGTTGCGCCCCGCAAGAAGGGCAAGCGGTGA
- a CDS encoding putative aminotransferase family protein (LolT) (COG:E;~EggNog:ENOG410QDDF;~InterPro:IPR000192,IPR015424,IPR015421;~go_function: GO:0003824 - catalytic activity [Evidence IEA]), whose protein sequence is MTTPIPYGAPMRQHFCLDPNWKNLNHGSFGTYPLTIQSTLRAHQTTAESHPDLFIRRLCPSQTQHSLNLLSTLLNAPSTSLAFVKNATTGVNTVLHNIPFTSDDVIIYFDTIYGAIEYGLLALQERTGVQLRKVEYTLPISHEEIVRRFRDVVDRVRNEGNGMRVKAAVFDMVVSVPAVRFPFEALVRECKELGVLSVVDGAHGVGMLEVDLGSLGVDFFTSNLHKWLYIPRGCAVLYVAPQHQHLMRTTSPTSWGYISPSAAEEARVNGTTADAFRYLFQQTATNDDTPYLCVPEALKFRDEVCGGEMAIYGYLERLANEAADLVAGMLGTEVLRDEEGLLTRCAMTNVRLLVRVGGDGDGDGDGEEGGCTVVKKKEVGEVTLWFQNTLLDEYNTFVPVFEYNGWLWTRLSAQVYLDKIIFSGWGVC, encoded by the exons atgaccacccccatcccctaCGGTGCCCCCATGCGCCAACACTTCTGCCTCGACCCCAACTGGAAGAACCTCAACCACG GATCCTTCGGCACCTACCCCCtcaccatccaatccacccTCCGCGCCCACCAAACCACCGCCGAATCCCACCCCGACCTCTTCATCCGCCGCCTCTGCCcatcccaaacccaacactcgctcaacctcctctccaccctcctcaacgccccctccacctccctcgcCTTCGTCAAGAACGCCACGACGGGAGTCAACACCGTCCTGCACAACATCCCCTTCACCTCCGATGATGTCATCATCTACTTCGACACCATCTACGGCGCGATCGAGTACGGCTTGCTCGCGCTGCAGGAACGTACCGGTGTGCAGTTGAGGAAGGTCGAGTATACCCTCCCCATTTCTCATGAGGAGATTGTGCGGAGGTTTAGGGATGTAGTGGATCGGGTTAGGAATGAGGGAAATGGAATGAGGGTCAAGGCAGCGGTGTTTGATATGGTGGTTAGTGTTCCAGCGGTGCGGTTCCCGTTCGAGGCACTGGTCAGGGAGTGTAAAGAGTTGGGCGTGTTGAGTGTGGTTGATGGTGCGCATGGAGTGGGCATGCTAGAGGTGGATTTGGGATCTCTGGGCGTGGACTTTTTCACGAGTAATTTGCATAA ATGGCTCTACATCCCCCGCGGCTGCGCAGTGCTCTACGTCGCGccgcaacaccaacatcTCATGCGCACGACATCCCCGACCTCCTGGGGGTATATTTCCCCGtctgcggcggaggaggcgcgCGTGAATGGCACTACTGCGGATGCGTTCAGGTATTTGTTTCAGCAGACGGCGACGAATGATGATACGCCGTATTTGTGTGTGCCGGAGGCGTTGAAGTTCCGGGACGAGGTGTGTGGTGGGGAGATGGCCATCTATGGGTATTTGGAGAGGTTGGCGAATGAGGCGGCGGACCTTGTggcggggatgttggggacggaggtgttgagggatgaggaggggttgttgacgAGGTGTGCGATGACGAATGTGAGGTTGTTGGTtagggttggtggtgatggtgatggggatggtgatggggaggagggagggtgtaCGGtggtcaagaagaaagaggtggGAGAGGTGACGCTGTGGTTTCAGAATACGCTCCTGGATGAGTATAACACGTTTGTCCCGGTGTTTGAGTATAATGGGTGGTTGTGGACGAGGTTGTCGGCGCAGGTGTATTTGGATAAGATTATTTTCAGTGGTTGGGGGGTGTGTTGA
- the VMA2 gene encoding H(+)-transporting V1 sector ATPase subunit B (BUSCO:EOG09261KHB;~COG:C;~EggNog:ENOG410PI53;~InterPro:IPR022879,IPR027417,IPR005723,IPR004100, IPR020003,IPR000194;~PFAM:PF00006,PF02874;~go_component: GO:0033180 - proton-transporting V-type ATPase, V1 domain [Evidence IEA];~go_function: GO:0005524 - ATP binding [Evidence IEA];~go_process: GO:0046034 - ATP metabolic process [Evidence IEA];~go_process: GO:1902600 - proton transmembrane transport [Evidence IEA]), with translation MADFVDPRMTSVKPRIRYNTIGGINGPLVVLDNVKFPRYNEIVSLTLPDGTERSGQVLEARGNRAVVQVFEGTPGIDVKRTKVEFTGHSLKLGVSEDMLGRVFDGSGRAIDKGPKVLAEDYLDINGQPINPYSRVYPEEMISTGISAIDTMNSIARGQKIPIFSAAGLPHNEIAAQICRQAGLVKRPTKDVHDGHEENFSIVFAAMGVNMETARFFTRDFEENGSMERVTLFLNLANDPTIERIITPRLALTTAEYYAYQLEKHVLVIMTDLSAYCDALREVSAAREEVPGRRGYPGYMYTDLSTIYERAGRVEGRNGSITQIPILTMPNDDITHPIPDLTGYITEGQIFIDRQLHNKGVYPPINVLPSLSRLMKSAIGTGRTRKDHSEVSNQLYAKYAIGRDAAAMKAVVGEEALSSEDKLSLEFLDKFERTFISQSPYESRSIFESLDIAWNLLRIYPKDLLNRIPKRVLDEFYARSARKIANKDTRDNTVSEQTQGETADLIET, from the exons atggccgacTTTGTTGATCCCAGGATGACGAGCGTCAAGCCTCGCATCCGTTACAACACCATCGGAGGTATCAACGGCCCACTGGTCGTTCTTGATAAC GTCAAATTCCCCCGTTACAATGAAATCGTGTCCCTCACTCTCCCCGATGGAACCGAGCGGTCGGGTCAGGTCCTCGAAGCTCGCG GAAACAGGGCGGTCGTTCAG GTCTTTGAAGGAACTCCGGGTATCGATGTCAAGAGG ACGAAAGTTGAGTTCACCGGTCACAGCTTGAAGCTGGGTGTGTCCGAAGACATGCTGGGTCGTGTCTTCGACGGTTCCGGTCGCGCAATCGACAAGGGTCCCAAGGTCCTGGCGGAGGATTACCTGGATATTAACGGTCAACCTATCAACCCCTACTCTCGT GTGTACCCTGAGGAGATGATCTCCACCGGTATCTCTGCCATCGATACCATGAACTCCATTGCTCGTGGACAGAAGatccccatcttctctgctgccGGTCTCCCTCACAACGAAATCGCCGCTCAGATCTGTCGTCAGGCTGGTCTGGTGAAGCGCCCTACCAAGGACGTCCACGACGGACACGAAGAGAACTTCTCCATCGTCTTCGCTGCCATGGGTGTGAACATGGAAACGGCCCGTTTCTTCACTCGCGACTTTGAGGAGAACGGCAGTATGGAGCGTGTCACGCTGTTCCTGAACTTGGCCAACGACCCTAC GATCGAACGTATCATTACCCCCCGTCTTGCCTTGACGACCGCCGAGTACTACGCCTACCAGCTGGAGAAGCACGTCCTGGTCATCATGACTGATCTGTCCGCCTACTGTGACGCTCTTCGTGAGGTCTCGGCTGCCCGTGAAGAAGTGCCGGGTCGTCGTGGTTACCCCGGTTACATGTACACTGACTTGTCGACCATTTACGAGCGTGCTGGACGTGTGGAGGGCCGTAACGGATCTATCACCCAGATTCCCATTCTGACCATGCCCAACGATG ATATCACTCACCCCATTCCCGATCTCACGGGTTACATTACGGAGGGACAGATCTTCATCGACCGTCAGCTGCACAACAAGGGTGTCTACCCCCCGATTAACGTGCTTCCTTCCCTGTCTCGTCTGATGAAGTCTGCCATTGGTACTGGACGTACTCGTAAGGATCACTCTGAAGTGTCCAACCAGCTGTACGCCAAGTACGCCATTGGACGTGATGCCGCCGCCATGAAAGCTGTCGTTGGTGAGGAGGCTCTGTCTTCCGAGGACAAGCTGTCCCTGGAGTTCCTCGACAAGTTCGAGCGCACCTTCATCAGCCAGTCGCCGTACGAGTCGCGCAGCATCTTCGAGTCGCTGGACATCGCCTGGAACCTGCTGCGCATCTACCCCAAGGATCTGCTCAACCGTATCCCCAAGCGGGTGCTGGACGAGTTCTATGCGCGGTCGGCGCGCAAGATTGCCAACAAGGACACCCGGGACAATACTGTTTCGGAGCAGACCCAGGGCGAGACGGCCGATCTGATCGAGACATAA
- a CDS encoding tyrosine--tRNA ligase TYS1 (COG:J;~EggNog:ENOG410PFD6;~InterPro:IPR002305,IPR023617,IPR002307,IPR014729;~PFAM:PF00579;~go_function: GO:0000166 - nucleotide binding [Evidence IEA];~go_function: GO:0004812 - aminoacyl-tRNA ligase activity [Evidence IEA];~go_function: GO:0004831 - tyrosine-tRNA ligase activity [Evidence IEA];~go_function: GO:0005524 - ATP binding [Evidence IEA];~go_process: GO:0006418 - tRNA aminoacylation for protein translation [Evidence IEA];~go_process: GO:0006437 - tyrosyl-tRNA aminoacylation [Evidence IEA]) → MANLSADQRLALITENLQEVLNKDIIEAILAEGRSPKIYWGTSPTGKPHCGYLVPAVKIAQFLAAGAEMTILIADLHANLDSLKSTFEIVEHRAKYYEYTITALLQAVGVSTEKLRFVRGSSYQKNADYVMDVYRLSSVVSEHDAKRAGAEIVKQSNNGPLSGLLYPLLQVLDEQYLDVDAQFGGLDQRKLFAASTEWHPKLGYKKRAHLCNAMVPGLSGGKMSSSEEDSKIDLLESIDSIKKKIRKAQAAPKEIDNNGILAFVQYVLLPVSALKTGKPEFRVPRDRDGLEPLVYTDIEKMHEDYKNDILSPQILKPAVADAIVELTAPIRAAFDANPDWQEVTLKAYPPPAPKQKKEKKQKDKGSRHPGAAKEQTPNGEPPKPAEQ, encoded by the exons ATGGCCAACTTGAGCGCGGACCAGAGGCTTGCCCTCATCACCGAGAACCTCCAGGAGGTTCTCAACAAGGACATCATTGAGGCCATCCTGGCCGAGGGACGCAGCCCAAAGATCTACTGGG GTACTAGCCCGACTGGCAAGCCTCACTGCGGATACCTGG TGCCCGCCGTAAAGATCGCCCAGTTCCTCGCCGCGGGCGCGGAGATGACCATCCTGATCGCCGATCTGCACGCCAACCTGGATTCCCTCAAGTCGACCTTCGAGATCGTCGAGCACCGCGCGAAATACTATGAATACACTATCACCGCTCTGCTACAGGCCGTCGGTGTGTCGACCGAAAAGCTGCGCTTCGTTCGCGGCAGCTCTTACCAGAAGAACGCCGACTACGTGATGGACGTTTACCGTCTGTCTTCTGTGGTCTCGGAGCACGATGCGAAGCGCGCCGGTGCTGAGATCGTCAAGCAGTCCAACAATGGTCCTCTGAGTGGTCTGTTGTACCCTCTCCTGCAGGTCCTCGACGAGCAGTACCTGGATGTGGACGCTCAGTTCGGTGGTCTTGACCAGCGGAAGCTGTTCGCCGCGTCGACCGAGTGGCACCCCAAGCTTGGCTACAAGAAG CGCGCGCATCTTTGCAACGCCATGGTCCCCGGTCTCTCCGGTGGCAAGATGAGCTCCAGTGAAGAAG ACAGCAAGatcgacctcctcgaatccatcgacagcatcaagaagaagatccgcaAAGCGCAGGCCGCTCCCAAGGAGATCGACAACAACGGTATCCTCGCCTTCGTCCAGTACGTCCTGCTGCCCGTGTCCGCCCTGAAGACCGGCAAGCCCGAGTTCCGCGTCCCCCGCGACCGCGATGGCCTGGAGCCTCTGGTGTACACCGACATCGAGAAGATGCACGAAGACTACAAGAACGACATT CTCTCCCCCCAAATCCTCAAGCCCGCCGTCGCCGACGCCATCGTCGAGCTTACTGCCCCCATCCGCGCCGCCTTCGACGCCAACCCCGACTGGCAGGAGGTCACGCTGAAGGCTTACCCGCCTCCGGCcccgaagcagaagaaggagaagaagcagaaggacaAGGGCTCTCGTCACCCTGGTGCTGCTAAGGAGCAGACTCCTAACGGAGAGCCTCCTAAGCCGGCTGAGCAATAG